The segment CAACAAGACAATTTTTCCATTCCCAATGCATACAATCAATGGAACCCAACATACCTAGAAATCCACGTGACTCTCCCATTTGTAAAAGATGTTCAACATCAGTGTTGTTAGGCTTTCTCAAATACTCAGCCCCAAATACAACATTCACGCCCTGAACGAATCTTTGTAAGCACTCAATTGAAGTGCTTTCACCGATTCGAACATATTCGTCTACAATGTCAGCAGCAGACCCATATGCCAACATACGAATAGCAGATGTACATTTCTGCAATGGTGAAAGACCCATTTTACCAATTGCATCAACCCTCATTTGGAAATATTCATCATGATTTCCAAGGGCATCTACAATTCGAAGAAATACATGCCTATGCATTCTGAACCTTCTTCGGAATTGAACATCTGTG is part of the Vicia villosa cultivar HV-30 ecotype Madison, WI unplaced genomic scaffold, Vvil1.0 ctg.001020F_1_1, whole genome shotgun sequence genome and harbors:
- the LOC131632788 gene encoding uncharacterized protein LOC131632788; its protein translation is MDSDDSDNYDQEFWELVEEEFMDDSDEEQEVQNELQSGSSSRPKRRTTIDRGREEGHNQLFNDYFLENPVYTDVQFRRRFRMHRHVFLRIVDALGNHDEYFQMRVDAIGKMGLSPLQKCTSAIRMLAYGSAADIVDEYVRIGESTSIECLQRFVQGVNVVFGAEYLRKPNNTDVEHLLQMGESRGFLGMLGSIDCMHWEWKNCLVAWK